A stretch of the Streptosporangium sp. NBC_01755 genome encodes the following:
- a CDS encoding asparagine synthase-related protein: MRVYLGLAAKHPVAGIPETMLRRVRGAIDSAFPVPPEVIRSREWHRPGVTLFAWTNEPDDSRQPPPLVTGHDRVTGVNGYLAAPDEVNRLAGMTTLDTETVGGCFSVFRATEDELSAATAIHRVCPVYHAETPDVHVIGSRALLVHLACGERVDWDVLALQSMVRQGYFLSDETPYLGVSALPPSSSVTIRGGARTITTTPLPTAVPVPESRRRKKELVGELADALLVTVEPLRAAGEPVNLALTGGRDSRLIAAVLHAAGIPLRATTNGLDTHPDVILSRRVARALRIEHTVIPPARAEKKDAIVVEHPLARAYETLRTCEGMTSAYESVVGYLPYSARPTMSGQSGEILRAGGLLLLQSDLGEKALRRRVDVTFLRDPALFSEAANEHARELAGPWRERAPLEALDHMYVTYKVGRWHAGSRAGSLRRGDQIWPFLDNRVVRAALGLDQTWRLSEEVIYELLGVLAPSLGDIPIEGKPWRFTTGKRYYPWQRRPQVLTAPKTGGGGWNWRTSPGAELTGLMRDHVLGRLDLLTPIVNPDEVRTLFAEPVLKKPNQAWHLYTVATMLGGDYPGKEPKGLPRIHIPIPS; the protein is encoded by the coding sequence ATGCGCGTGTACCTCGGCCTCGCGGCCAAACACCCGGTAGCCGGAATACCGGAGACGATGCTGCGTCGTGTCAGGGGCGCGATCGACAGCGCGTTCCCCGTACCGCCGGAGGTCATCAGGTCACGCGAGTGGCACCGCCCCGGCGTCACCCTGTTCGCCTGGACCAACGAGCCTGACGACTCGCGGCAGCCCCCGCCGCTGGTGACCGGGCACGACCGGGTGACCGGGGTGAACGGCTACCTGGCCGCACCGGACGAGGTGAACCGGCTGGCGGGCATGACCACACTGGACACCGAGACGGTCGGCGGGTGCTTCTCGGTGTTCCGGGCGACGGAGGACGAGCTGTCGGCCGCCACCGCGATCCACCGGGTCTGCCCGGTCTACCACGCCGAGACACCCGACGTACACGTGATCGGCAGCCGGGCACTCCTGGTCCACCTCGCCTGCGGCGAGCGCGTCGACTGGGACGTGCTCGCGCTGCAGTCGATGGTCCGGCAGGGATACTTCCTGTCCGACGAGACGCCCTACCTCGGGGTGAGCGCGCTACCGCCGTCCTCGTCGGTGACCATCAGGGGCGGCGCCCGTACGATCACCACGACCCCGCTCCCGACGGCCGTGCCGGTTCCGGAGTCGCGCAGGCGGAAGAAGGAGCTCGTCGGAGAGCTGGCCGACGCGCTACTGGTCACCGTGGAGCCGCTGCGCGCGGCCGGTGAACCGGTGAACCTCGCGCTCACCGGTGGCAGGGACAGCCGCCTGATCGCCGCGGTGCTGCACGCGGCCGGCATCCCGCTGCGCGCGACCACCAACGGCCTGGACACCCACCCCGACGTGATCCTCTCCAGGCGCGTCGCCAGGGCACTCCGCATCGAGCACACGGTCATCCCTCCGGCCCGCGCCGAGAAGAAGGACGCGATCGTCGTCGAGCACCCGCTCGCGCGGGCCTACGAGACGTTGCGCACCTGCGAGGGGATGACATCGGCGTACGAGTCGGTCGTCGGCTACCTCCCCTACAGCGCCAGGCCGACCATGTCCGGGCAGAGCGGCGAGATCCTGCGAGCCGGCGGCCTGCTGCTGCTCCAGTCCGACCTGGGGGAGAAAGCGCTGCGTCGCCGGGTGGACGTGACCTTCCTGCGGGATCCGGCGCTGTTCAGCGAGGCGGCCAACGAGCACGCCCGCGAACTGGCCGGGCCGTGGCGAGAGCGGGCTCCGCTTGAGGCGCTCGACCACATGTACGTCACCTACAAGGTCGGCCGCTGGCACGCGGGGTCGCGGGCGGGTTCGCTGCGCCGGGGCGACCAGATCTGGCCGTTCCTCGACAACCGGGTGGTCCGCGCCGCGCTGGGCCTCGACCAGACCTGGCGGCTGTCGGAGGAGGTCATCTACGAGCTCCTCGGCGTCCTGGCCCCGTCGCTCGGGGACATCCCGATCGAGGGCAAGCCGTGGCGGTTCACCACCGGGAAGCGGTACTACCCCTGGCAGCGCAGACCACAGGTGCTGACCGCGCCGAAAACCGGCGGCGGTGGCTGGAACTGGCGGACCAGCCCCGGCGCGGAGCTGACCGGCCTGATGCGTGACCACGTCCTGGGCCGCCTCGACCTGCTGACGCCCATCGTCAACCCCGACGAGGTTCGCACGCTGTTCGCCGAACCCGTCCTCAAGAAGCCCAACCAGGCCTGGCATCTCTACACGGTGGCCACCATGCTGGGTGGAGACTATCCCGGCAAGGAGCCGAAGGGCCTGCCCAGGATCCACATCCCCATCCCGTCCTGA